In Arthrobacter sp. QXT-31, one genomic interval encodes:
- a CDS encoding NUDIX hydrolase family protein → MNVRTPDPNPGWLSDEDLFEARGRLPMVYVEAVPVRLDPLGFVNEVGTLLQADEDGTMVRSLVSGRVLYRETIRAALLRHMEKDLGPLAFPQLPISPVPFTVAEYFPAPSHTGFTDDRQHAVSLAYIIPVTGECEPRQDALELTWMTPQEVLSDGVQLEFTGGRGALVRQALAYAGVGA, encoded by the coding sequence ATGAACGTGCGCACCCCTGACCCCAACCCCGGCTGGCTCTCGGACGAGGATCTCTTCGAAGCCCGAGGCAGGCTCCCCATGGTCTACGTGGAGGCGGTGCCCGTCCGGCTGGATCCCCTCGGGTTCGTCAATGAGGTGGGCACGCTGCTTCAGGCGGACGAGGACGGCACCATGGTCCGGTCCCTCGTCTCCGGCCGGGTGCTCTACCGCGAGACCATCCGCGCCGCCCTGCTGCGCCACATGGAGAAGGACCTCGGCCCGCTGGCGTTCCCGCAGCTCCCCATCAGCCCCGTGCCTTTCACCGTGGCCGAATACTTTCCCGCCCCGTCACACACCGGCTTCACCGATGACCGCCAGCACGCCGTTTCACTGGCCTACATCATTCCGGTGACCGGCGAATGCGAGCCCCGCCAGGACGCGCTCGAACTGACCTGGATGACGCCGCAGGAGGTGCTCAGCGACGGCGTGCAGCTCGAGTTCACCGGCGGCCGCGGCGCCCTGGTTCGGCAGGCTCTGGCCTACGCCGGGGTGGGCGCCTGA
- a CDS encoding DUF6707 family protein, whose amino-acid sequence MNHPAAAKTYREQQAGSLRAGDHLLLPDGERSAEIHSVEVETDDFGSPAIVLATLTGGGTLRIAAGSTVRIPGPAADDFPSPDHAVGPAAAVGDGDGTANGAGTADGAAPPSDIQVPDIPESDAGTPLSVVGNPDGAGQKRTAPAAVVVPPLPSTTPVVIGPSAEDLALIPEPSGTPESVVEAVAEAHPDSVGVQLLADKLVKGINTKSGSCLKDLSDLAHELFIMLKDAEASLKVADLLNVLPFDGNPGRWGSVEASLALSSYVCRQTGHTDRAAVYEKLLRAPDNQETDPFKARMQARVRQRSLNEPNLYDKEIFRSIDNSNHEAEREWRLLRLESLLFLRAHGGSQTISPSELERRIANELESVRG is encoded by the coding sequence ATGAACCACCCTGCAGCTGCCAAGACCTACCGTGAACAGCAGGCGGGCTCTCTGCGGGCGGGCGACCACCTTCTCCTGCCGGACGGCGAGCGGTCCGCGGAAATCCACTCCGTGGAAGTCGAAACCGATGATTTCGGCAGCCCCGCCATCGTTCTTGCGACCCTCACCGGCGGAGGCACGTTGCGCATTGCTGCCGGCTCGACCGTCCGGATCCCCGGACCCGCGGCCGACGACTTCCCCTCCCCGGACCACGCCGTCGGCCCGGCAGCCGCCGTCGGTGACGGCGACGGAACGGCAAACGGCGCCGGAACAGCGGACGGTGCCGCCCCGCCGTCGGACATTCAGGTGCCGGACATTCCGGAGTCCGACGCCGGCACTCCCCTTTCCGTCGTGGGGAACCCGGACGGTGCGGGGCAGAAGCGGACGGCGCCTGCCGCCGTCGTCGTACCTCCGCTGCCATCCACCACCCCGGTGGTGATCGGCCCCAGCGCCGAAGACCTGGCCCTGATCCCGGAGCCCTCCGGAACGCCCGAATCGGTGGTGGAGGCCGTGGCGGAGGCCCACCCGGACTCCGTCGGGGTGCAGCTGCTCGCGGACAAACTCGTCAAGGGCATCAACACCAAGTCCGGCAGCTGCCTGAAGGACCTGAGCGACCTCGCGCACGAGCTGTTCATCATGCTCAAGGATGCCGAGGCGTCGCTGAAGGTGGCCGACCTGCTGAACGTGCTGCCCTTCGACGGCAACCCGGGCCGCTGGGGATCAGTGGAGGCGTCGCTGGCGCTGTCCAGCTACGTGTGCCGCCAGACAGGGCATACGGACCGCGCGGCCGTGTACGAGAAGCTGCTCCGGGCACCGGACAACCAGGAGACGGATCCGTTCAAGGCGCGGATGCAGGCCAGGGTGCGCCAGCGGTCGCTGAACGAGCCGAACCTGTACGACAAGGAAATTTTCCGCTCCATCGACAACTCCAACCACGAGGCCGAGCGCGAATGGCGGCTGCTAAGGCTGGAATCGCTGCTGTTCCTGCGCGCCCACGGCGGATCGCAGACCATCAGCCCGTCCGAACTCGAACGGCGGATCGCGAACGAGCTGGAGTCCGTCCGGGGCTAG
- the tgt gene encoding tRNA guanosine(34) transglycosylase Tgt gives MPANPEPPARTDLPLPEPVPAARQSEFSFRVGKRLTETCSPSAGQVAGNGGGFLGRTGTITTPHGEIQTPAFIAVGTKATVKSVLPESMAELGAQALLANAYHLYLQPGPEILDEAGGLGAFMNWPGPTFTDSGGFQVMSLGSGFKKVIDMKSVDTSGPDDAVAPGKERLAHIDDDGVWFKSHLNGDRHRFSPEISMQVQHQIGADIMFAFDELTTLQNSRGYQEESLERTRLWAVRCLEEHFRLTAARAGKPYQALFGVIQGAQYEDLRRKACRDLGAMAFDGYGIGGALEKENLGTIVRWCNEELPENKPRHLLGISEPDDIFTAIENGADTFDCVSPTRVARNSAFYTPDGRFNLSGAKYKRDFGPLQDGCDCYACLNYSRAYIHHLFKAKEMLSATLISIHNERFVVKMVDDARLAIESGDFFEFKAETLGRYYS, from the coding sequence GTGCCAGCCAATCCTGAACCGCCAGCCCGGACTGACCTGCCTTTGCCGGAACCGGTACCGGCCGCCCGCCAGTCCGAGTTTTCCTTCCGCGTGGGCAAGCGGCTGACGGAAACGTGCAGCCCCTCCGCAGGGCAGGTGGCAGGCAACGGCGGCGGGTTCCTCGGCCGGACCGGCACCATCACCACCCCGCACGGCGAGATCCAGACGCCGGCCTTCATCGCCGTCGGCACCAAGGCCACGGTGAAGTCCGTGCTTCCCGAGTCCATGGCCGAGCTCGGAGCCCAGGCATTGCTGGCCAACGCCTACCACCTGTACCTGCAGCCCGGCCCGGAGATCCTCGACGAGGCCGGCGGGCTGGGCGCGTTCATGAACTGGCCCGGCCCCACCTTCACGGATTCCGGCGGCTTCCAGGTGATGAGCCTCGGCTCCGGATTCAAGAAGGTCATCGACATGAAGTCCGTGGATACGTCCGGGCCCGATGACGCTGTGGCCCCGGGCAAGGAGCGTTTGGCCCACATTGACGACGACGGCGTGTGGTTCAAGAGCCACCTCAACGGGGACCGCCACCGCTTTTCGCCCGAGATCTCCATGCAGGTCCAGCACCAGATCGGTGCCGACATCATGTTCGCATTCGACGAGCTCACCACGCTGCAGAACTCCCGTGGATACCAGGAGGAATCGCTGGAGCGGACCCGGCTGTGGGCGGTCCGGTGCCTCGAGGAACACTTCCGGCTCACGGCAGCCCGGGCGGGGAAGCCCTACCAGGCCCTCTTCGGCGTGATCCAGGGGGCCCAGTACGAGGACCTGCGCCGGAAAGCCTGCCGCGACCTCGGTGCCATGGCGTTCGACGGGTACGGGATCGGCGGTGCCCTCGAGAAGGAGAACCTGGGCACCATTGTGCGCTGGTGCAACGAGGAACTGCCCGAAAACAAGCCGCGGCACCTGCTGGGCATCTCCGAGCCGGACGACATCTTCACGGCCATCGAGAACGGCGCCGACACCTTCGACTGCGTCTCCCCCACCCGCGTGGCCCGGAACTCCGCGTTCTACACCCCTGACGGCCGGTTCAACCTCTCCGGCGCGAAGTACAAGCGGGACTTCGGCCCGCTGCAGGACGGCTGCGACTGCTACGCGTGCCTCAATTACTCCCGGGCCTACATCCACCACCTGTTCAAGGCCAAGGAGATGCTCTCCGCCACGCTCATCTCCATCCACAACGAGCGCTTCGTGGTGAAGATGGTGGACGACGCCCGGCTGGCCATCGAGTCCGGCGACTTCTTCGAGTTCAAGGCCGAGACCCTGGGCAGGTACTACTCCTAG
- a CDS encoding type IV toxin-antitoxin system AbiEi family antitoxin domain-containing protein yields MQQNDEPKLPPTGNLWRTGQLTDLGYSSRSIKSLQDSGSLVRLRYGCYLRASVWEAQSAGVRSRQLIYAHAHGTRTTSTGQFAYSHTSAARLHSLYLWKVDDLIHVLQRVNPSSERHGRDVRCHTSPFSDDEIVTLNGLRVTSLERTTADCAMMLTYRQALIVMDHALRLGADRTLLQGMADSLDGRRGVRTFRRALQYADARSESPGETLTRELILRLGIRPPTPQFEVTSPIGRHRLDFAWKKEKVALEFDGKVKYFDYKPTEQVLLEERQRENALTEEGWRFVRVVWKDLFNEARFKYRVLHALAGR; encoded by the coding sequence ATGCAGCAAAACGACGAGCCGAAACTCCCGCCAACCGGCAACCTCTGGCGCACCGGCCAGCTGACGGATCTTGGCTACAGCTCGCGGTCCATCAAGTCCCTGCAGGATTCAGGATCACTGGTCAGGCTGCGCTATGGCTGTTATCTCCGCGCCAGCGTCTGGGAAGCCCAGTCCGCGGGCGTCCGCAGTCGGCAGCTCATCTACGCGCACGCTCACGGAACACGCACGACGTCGACTGGCCAGTTCGCATACAGCCACACCTCCGCGGCACGGCTCCATTCTCTCTATCTCTGGAAGGTCGACGATCTGATCCATGTTCTGCAACGGGTGAATCCCTCAAGTGAGCGGCATGGAAGGGACGTAAGATGCCATACCAGTCCCTTTTCCGACGACGAGATAGTGACGCTGAATGGACTCCGCGTGACTTCCTTGGAACGGACCACCGCCGACTGCGCCATGATGCTGACATACCGGCAGGCACTGATCGTCATGGACCATGCGCTCCGGCTGGGCGCGGACCGCACCCTGCTGCAGGGGATGGCGGATTCACTGGATGGGAGGCGCGGTGTCCGCACCTTCCGCCGGGCACTGCAGTACGCGGACGCCCGTTCGGAGTCCCCCGGTGAAACGCTCACCCGGGAACTGATCCTCCGGCTCGGGATCAGGCCGCCCACGCCCCAGTTTGAGGTCACGAGTCCGATCGGCCGGCACCGCCTGGACTTCGCGTGGAAAAAAGAGAAAGTGGCTCTGGAGTTCGACGGCAAGGTCAAGTACTTCGACTACAAACCCACCGAGCAGGTCCTTCTCGAGGAACGTCAGCGGGAAAATGCCCTGACGGAGGAGGGATGGAGGTTCGTTCGGGTCGTGTGGAAGGACTTGTTCAACGAGGCACGGTTTAAGTACCGCGTTCTCCATGCGCTGGCCGGCCGGTAA
- a CDS encoding queuosine precursor transporter, which yields MTTAKSSLPQTAPKFASIGSPYFGIMLAVMAVVLILSNIGASKGVVLGPIITDGGFFLFPLAYILGDVISEVYGFKVARKAIVTTFALSVFASLCYWVIIALPGFDDDFGTAKQAALEGAIGPVPQIVLASLLAFLAGQTINSWILVRMKARTGEKTLWARIMGSSVAGEFVDTLIFCSIAASVIGISDFGMFVNYVLVGFLYKTLVEFLFVPVTALAIGWVKKREPSYA from the coding sequence ATGACCACCGCCAAGTCCTCCCTGCCGCAAACGGCGCCGAAATTCGCCTCGATCGGTTCCCCCTACTTCGGCATTATGCTCGCGGTCATGGCCGTGGTGTTGATCCTGTCCAACATCGGCGCCTCCAAGGGCGTGGTGCTGGGCCCGATCATCACGGACGGCGGCTTCTTCCTTTTCCCGCTCGCGTACATCCTGGGCGACGTCATCAGTGAGGTCTACGGCTTCAAGGTTGCCCGCAAGGCCATCGTCACCACGTTCGCCCTGTCCGTCTTCGCCTCGCTTTGCTACTGGGTGATCATCGCCCTGCCAGGTTTCGATGACGACTTCGGCACCGCCAAACAGGCCGCCCTCGAAGGCGCGATCGGCCCAGTTCCGCAGATTGTCCTGGCTTCGCTCCTCGCGTTCCTCGCCGGGCAGACCATCAACTCATGGATCCTGGTCCGGATGAAGGCCCGTACCGGCGAGAAGACCCTGTGGGCCCGCATCATGGGCTCCTCGGTGGCGGGGGAGTTCGTGGACACGCTGATTTTCTGCAGCATCGCGGCCTCCGTGATCGGCATCAGCGATTTCGGCATGTTCGTGAACTACGTGCTCGTGGGCTTCCTGTACAAGACCCTCGTGGAGTTCCTCTTCGTCCCCGTGACAGCCCTGGCCATCGGCTGGGTCAAGAAGCGCGAACCGAGCTACGCGTAG
- a CDS encoding MFS transporter: MSTQHAAPQSAAPSEAAQTRRAVSNILKGSAGNLVEWYDLYVYTVFAAYFQAHFFNSKDELQAGLEAMAVFSTSFLMRPIGSWFFGRYADRNGRKAALTLSVTLMSAGSFAIAILPTQDVIGIWALVLLILIRVLQGFSVGGEYGTSATYMSEAATSKRRGFFSSFQYVTLVGGQMLALLVLVILQNALGNDLLKEWGWRIPFALGGVAALVVLWLRRSMEETVSAEQVQAAKAPATSGEAQPGTMRLLFTQHWKPLLICIGVTLGGTVAFYTYTNFILKFMNDTSGIAKTDTSVINFWALFIFMLLQPVYGLISDKVGRKPLLLWFGITGVLFTWPLLSTLAGTKDPFTAFLLMMGGLLIVGGYTSINALVKAELFPASIRALGVGLGYAIANSLFGGTVPLIGAALQKSGQVDLFFTYVTIAIGLSLLVYIFALTNKKTTHLDREQGDAWSGTPAASAAPGALAVAGRKDDDEELVNV, encoded by the coding sequence ATGAGCACCCAGCACGCCGCACCCCAAAGCGCGGCACCCAGCGAGGCCGCACAGACACGCAGGGCCGTGAGCAACATCCTTAAAGGCTCCGCCGGCAACCTCGTGGAGTGGTACGACCTCTACGTGTACACGGTTTTCGCGGCGTACTTCCAAGCGCACTTCTTCAACTCCAAGGACGAGCTGCAGGCCGGGCTCGAGGCGATGGCCGTCTTCTCGACGTCGTTCCTCATGCGCCCCATCGGCAGCTGGTTCTTCGGACGCTACGCCGACCGGAACGGGCGCAAGGCCGCCCTCACACTCAGCGTGACCCTGATGTCAGCCGGGTCCTTCGCAATCGCCATCCTCCCCACCCAGGACGTTATCGGCATCTGGGCCCTGGTCCTGCTGATCCTCATCCGTGTCCTGCAGGGCTTCTCCGTGGGCGGCGAATACGGCACCAGCGCCACCTACATGTCCGAAGCCGCCACCTCCAAGCGCCGCGGCTTCTTCTCCAGCTTCCAGTACGTGACGCTGGTGGGCGGCCAGATGCTGGCCCTTCTGGTGCTGGTGATCCTGCAGAACGCCCTGGGCAACGACCTGCTGAAGGAATGGGGCTGGCGCATACCGTTCGCCCTGGGCGGCGTTGCGGCGCTGGTGGTCCTGTGGCTGCGGCGTTCCATGGAAGAGACGGTTTCCGCGGAGCAGGTCCAGGCCGCCAAGGCTCCTGCCACATCCGGCGAGGCCCAGCCCGGCACCATGCGGCTCCTGTTCACCCAGCACTGGAAGCCGCTGCTGATCTGCATCGGCGTGACCCTGGGCGGCACCGTGGCCTTCTACACCTACACCAACTTCATCCTGAAGTTCATGAACGATACCTCCGGCATCGCCAAGACGGACACGTCGGTGATCAACTTCTGGGCACTGTTCATCTTCATGCTGCTCCAGCCCGTCTACGGCCTCATCTCCGACAAGGTGGGCCGCAAGCCGCTGCTTCTCTGGTTCGGCATCACCGGTGTGCTGTTCACCTGGCCGCTGCTCTCCACCCTGGCCGGCACCAAGGACCCGTTCACCGCGTTCCTGCTGATGATGGGCGGCCTGCTGATCGTGGGCGGCTACACCTCCATTAACGCCCTCGTGAAGGCCGAGCTCTTCCCGGCCTCCATCCGCGCGCTCGGCGTCGGACTCGGCTACGCCATTGCCAACTCGCTGTTCGGCGGCACGGTCCCGCTGATCGGCGCCGCCCTGCAGAAATCGGGCCAGGTGGACCTCTTCTTCACCTACGTCACCATCGCGATCGGCTTGTCCCTGCTGGTCTACATCTTCGCGCTGACGAACAAAAAGACCACGCACCTGGACCGTGAACAGGGCGACGCCTGGTCCGGCACGCCGGCTGCCTCCGCTGCCCCGGGTGCCCTGGCTGTCGCCGGACGGAAGGACGACGACGAGGAGCTCGTCAACGTCTGA
- a CDS encoding response regulator transcription factor: protein MRVLIVEDDDAMASALEAAAVSAGHKAHRVSRGADALLVHREHDVILLDLGLPDMDGLDLLRKLRQVTACPILILTARDDERSVVLGLRSGADDYLVKPVKLVELLARIEAVTRRVGRSGPQKSHSIVLGELDVDLDRRVAAIGTRVLPLTATEFDLLALLARNAGSVVTREQILDALWGDAFLASSRSLDVHLTGLRSKLQMPGFIINVRGVGYRIEAEPA, encoded by the coding sequence ATGCGCGTGCTCATCGTCGAGGATGACGACGCGATGGCGTCGGCCCTCGAGGCGGCTGCCGTTTCCGCAGGCCACAAGGCGCATCGGGTGTCCCGGGGTGCCGATGCACTGCTGGTCCACCGGGAGCACGATGTCATCCTTCTGGACCTCGGGCTTCCGGACATGGACGGCCTCGACCTCCTGCGCAAGCTTCGCCAGGTCACGGCCTGTCCCATCCTCATCCTCACCGCACGCGACGACGAGCGAAGCGTGGTCCTTGGCCTCCGGTCGGGCGCTGACGACTATCTGGTCAAGCCGGTAAAGCTTGTGGAACTCCTTGCCCGGATTGAAGCGGTCACACGGCGGGTGGGCCGCAGCGGCCCCCAGAAGTCCCACAGCATTGTCCTGGGGGAACTCGACGTCGACCTGGACCGGCGGGTGGCTGCCATCGGAACCCGGGTCCTCCCGCTGACGGCAACGGAATTCGATCTCCTGGCCCTGCTGGCCCGGAACGCAGGCTCAGTGGTGACCCGCGAACAGATCCTCGATGCCCTGTGGGGTGATGCCTTCCTGGCCTCGTCCCGGTCCCTGGATGTGCACCTCACCGGGCTGAGGTCCAAGCTGCAGATGCCCGGCTTCATCATCAACGTCCGGGGCGTGGGATACCGGATCGAAGCGGAACCCGCGTGA
- a CDS encoding sensor histidine kinase, protein MKRRVLGILSLFALVMVLAISSAILTSAGRELTQEVQINRVSALNRFAQVAYDASQSGDPTQLRREMERYSSLYGEGVLVRLEEAATVQSGELSPDRPDVRDAISRASLNLNDTTLEPLQPFGSGRALISRSFGSASQVLGEAVLEVDLEAARQKLRERWLLVGLGASGLSAVLLLGALRATGSVIRPVLRLNSAVAELEATGRAARLPEAGPPELKELSRSFMKMAETVSNSTESQRRLIADTSHQLRNPIGALRLRIDLLQLELRTDAEWAKAAGVVKELERVEEILDDVLKLATAEHRASEGASPTGTPAAGGSVQPIDPYPVLEEEVDRARPAAKRIGSSLVLKAPPEPPLQLHCSAAELAQMVGELVTNAIKYAPGATISVDARPQGGSVVVEVSDDGPGLPPEELAAAATRFWRSPDHGDIRGTGLGMTIVDRLAGANGGRLILRGRDPHGLVALLEFPAADQGGRQP, encoded by the coding sequence GTGAAGCGCCGGGTCCTGGGCATCCTGAGCCTGTTCGCCCTGGTGATGGTGCTGGCGATTTCCAGCGCCATCCTCACCTCGGCCGGGCGGGAGCTGACCCAGGAAGTCCAGATCAACCGTGTCTCGGCACTCAACCGGTTTGCCCAGGTTGCGTATGACGCCTCGCAAAGCGGCGACCCGACCCAACTCCGGCGTGAGATGGAGCGCTACTCCAGCCTTTACGGCGAGGGCGTCCTCGTTCGGCTGGAGGAAGCCGCCACGGTGCAGTCGGGCGAGCTTAGCCCGGACCGCCCCGATGTGCGGGATGCGATCTCCCGTGCCAGCCTGAACCTCAATGACACAACGCTTGAGCCGTTGCAGCCGTTTGGCTCCGGGAGGGCACTTATTTCGCGGTCGTTCGGCAGCGCCAGCCAGGTGCTGGGTGAAGCTGTCCTGGAAGTGGACCTCGAGGCGGCACGTCAGAAACTTCGCGAACGCTGGCTGCTGGTGGGCCTGGGCGCATCCGGGCTCTCCGCCGTCCTGCTCCTGGGCGCGCTCCGTGCCACAGGGTCGGTGATCCGGCCGGTGCTGCGGTTGAACTCGGCGGTGGCTGAACTGGAGGCCACCGGCAGGGCGGCCCGGCTTCCCGAAGCCGGTCCACCCGAGCTCAAGGAACTGAGCCGTTCCTTCATGAAGATGGCCGAGACCGTCAGCAACAGCACCGAGTCCCAGCGCCGGCTCATCGCCGACACGTCGCACCAGCTCCGCAACCCCATCGGCGCACTGCGGCTGCGGATCGACCTGCTGCAGCTCGAACTCCGGACAGACGCTGAATGGGCCAAGGCTGCGGGGGTCGTGAAGGAACTCGAACGCGTCGAGGAGATCCTGGACGACGTCCTGAAGTTGGCCACCGCCGAGCACCGGGCTTCCGAAGGTGCCAGCCCAACCGGCACGCCGGCCGCCGGCGGCTCTGTGCAGCCCATCGATCCGTACCCCGTGCTGGAGGAGGAAGTGGACCGCGCCCGCCCGGCAGCCAAACGCATCGGCTCCAGCCTCGTTTTGAAAGCTCCCCCGGAGCCGCCCCTTCAGCTTCACTGCAGTGCCGCCGAGCTCGCCCAGATGGTGGGTGAACTGGTCACTAACGCCATCAAGTACGCACCGGGGGCCACCATTTCCGTGGACGCACGCCCACAGGGCGGCTCAGTCGTGGTTGAAGTGTCCGACGACGGGCCGGGCCTGCCGCCCGAAGAGCTCGCTGCTGCTGCCACACGGTTCTGGCGTTCCCCGGACCACGGCGACATTCGGGGTACGGGACTGGGAATGACCATTGTGGACCGGCTGGCCGGTGCGAACGGGGGCCGCCTGATCCTTCGGGGACGCGATCCGCACGGACTCGTGGCGCTCCTGGAGTTTCCCGCCGCTGATCAGGGAGGACGGCAACCATGA
- a CDS encoding TAXI family TRAP transporter solute-binding subunit, which produces MRRGQQHPMGRRALLKSGLGLVLGAAGLPGIAACTASRGPAEVSVAGGEAGGFYLEFATLLAESLERHGIAQRAEPLTTGGSIDNMKRLVAGKATFAVALLDAAVQHAAAQQTAGRPAGAMVAVGKVYENYVHCLVRRDTGIRSHRDLAGRRIGIGEAGSGTSLIAHRILEVSGLAGSATAVTEVNLGLNDGLAALRRKAVDVLFWSGGVPTAAITEANDVSGLRLLDLSDLVLPLRERFGAFYDRVLIPGSGYPGAGSVWTVGVANLLLCRGDLEGNIVRDTVRLLVDHADELVPRSSLGVQFLSPETLINTADLPLHPAAAEAYRRLHG; this is translated from the coding sequence ATGAGGCGGGGACAACAGCACCCGATGGGCCGGCGCGCGCTCCTGAAGTCCGGACTGGGCCTGGTCCTCGGGGCTGCTGGCCTCCCGGGAATTGCCGCATGCACTGCGTCACGGGGTCCGGCCGAGGTATCCGTGGCTGGAGGTGAAGCCGGCGGCTTCTACCTCGAGTTCGCCACACTTCTTGCCGAGTCGCTCGAGCGCCACGGAATCGCCCAGCGAGCAGAACCCCTGACCACCGGGGGCAGTATTGACAACATGAAGCGGCTGGTCGCCGGGAAGGCAACCTTCGCCGTCGCGCTCCTCGACGCCGCAGTGCAGCACGCAGCAGCGCAGCAGACGGCGGGTCGCCCCGCCGGGGCGATGGTCGCCGTCGGGAAGGTCTACGAAAACTATGTCCACTGCCTGGTACGGCGGGACACCGGAATTAGGAGCCACCGCGACCTCGCGGGCAGGAGGATCGGGATTGGTGAGGCGGGGTCGGGAACATCACTGATTGCCCACAGGATCCTGGAAGTGTCAGGGCTTGCGGGCTCGGCCACGGCCGTCACGGAAGTCAATCTCGGCCTCAATGACGGGCTCGCCGCGCTCCGGAGGAAGGCTGTGGACGTGCTGTTCTGGTCGGGGGGTGTTCCGACAGCCGCCATCACGGAAGCGAACGACGTGTCGGGGCTCCGGCTGCTCGACCTCTCCGACCTGGTGCTGCCCCTTCGCGAGCGCTTCGGCGCCTTCTACGACCGTGTGCTGATTCCCGGAAGCGGCTACCCGGGGGCCGGGTCCGTCTGGACAGTGGGCGTGGCAAACCTTTTGCTGTGCCGTGGCGATCTCGAGGGAAACATCGTCCGGGACACCGTCAGGCTGCTGGTCGATCATGCCGACGAGCTCGTTCCCCGTTCCAGTCTCGGCGTTCAATTCCTGAGCCCGGAAACCCTGATCAACACGGCCGACCTGCCCCTGCATCCCGCTGCAGCGGAGGCCTACCGCAGGCTGCACGGTTAG
- a CDS encoding hydroxymethylpyrimidine/phosphomethylpyrimidine kinase: MTSVASDNRTTAAPAVVLTIAGSEATGGAGAQADLKTFQELGVFGIANLTCIVSFDPNNEWNHRFVPVDQDVIAHQLEATTAAYGAASGAPSVLDTVKIGMLGSPATISTVASALSAGAFGNVVLDPVLICKGQEPGHALDTDQALKTQILPLATFVTPNHFEAESLSGLEITDVESLKAAAIRIHELSGATVLAKGGVRLSGPDAVDVFYDGETLEVLAAPKVGEVAVSGAGCSLAAAVTAELAKGASPLEAARSAKEFVTAGIRNRVASGAPFDALWQGGPR; the protein is encoded by the coding sequence ATGACTTCTGTTGCTTCTGACAACCGCACCACCGCCGCTCCCGCCGTCGTCCTCACCATCGCAGGCTCGGAGGCCACCGGCGGTGCCGGAGCCCAGGCCGACCTGAAGACCTTCCAGGAGCTGGGCGTCTTCGGCATCGCCAACCTCACGTGCATCGTCTCGTTCGATCCGAACAATGAGTGGAACCACCGTTTCGTGCCGGTGGACCAGGATGTCATCGCGCACCAGCTGGAAGCGACGACGGCGGCCTATGGTGCCGCTTCCGGCGCACCTTCCGTGCTGGATACCGTGAAGATCGGCATGCTGGGCAGCCCGGCAACGATTTCAACCGTGGCCTCCGCGCTGTCTGCCGGTGCGTTCGGCAACGTAGTCCTGGATCCGGTACTCATCTGCAAGGGGCAGGAGCCCGGACACGCGCTGGACACGGATCAGGCGCTGAAGACCCAGATCCTGCCGCTGGCCACATTCGTCACACCCAACCACTTCGAGGCCGAGTCGCTGTCCGGCCTGGAGATCACCGACGTCGAGTCCCTCAAGGCTGCGGCCATCCGGATCCACGAACTGAGCGGAGCCACAGTGCTGGCCAAGGGTGGCGTGCGGCTGTCCGGGCCTGACGCCGTGGATGTGTTCTACGACGGCGAAACCCTGGAGGTCCTGGCCGCCCCGAAGGTGGGCGAGGTGGCCGTCTCCGGCGCCGGCTGCTCACTCGCCGCGGCGGTGACTGCCGAACTGGCCAAGGGTGCGTCGCCGCTGGAGGCAGCACGGTCCGCCAAGGAGTTCGTGACCGCCGGCATCCGGAACCGCGTGGCCTCCGGCGCCCCGTTTGACGCCCTCTGGCAGGGCGGCCCGCGCTAA